Proteins encoded together in one Phalacrocorax aristotelis chromosome 7, bGulAri2.1, whole genome shotgun sequence window:
- the SFT2D3 gene encoding vesicle transport protein SFT2C: MPQGKGGQLALPPLLSPARTRVPPTARAGRPEMAGNPDAATRQDGGEAGGRLLVAPGRGPRSAMADLGRQLQEYLAQSKAAATGSSAAAPAPPRAGCSQEEAGSDGLRAWLGPLNPFQPGLGAPPAAAAPGSVLSSESSWPWATEADPCLPGLSRWQRLAGSGLCLLLAALCFGLAALYAPLLLLRARKFALLWSLGSLCALGAAALLRGPSRLLREPNRGFLLYLGALGGTLYAALGLRSTLLTALGAALQLGAAAAAFLVALPGGAAGLRRLGSLLSAVLRRRGKALPV, translated from the coding sequence ATGCCACAGGGTAAGGGCGGTCAGCTCGCCCTacctcccctcctcagccccGCGCGCACGCGTGTCCCCCCCACCGCGAGGGCGGGCCGCCCGGAGATGGCCGGTAACCCGGATGCAGCTACTCGACAAGATGGCGGCGAGGCTGGCGGGCGGCTTCTTGTAGCGCCCGGGAGGGGTCCTCGCTCCGCCATGGCGGATCTGGGCCGGCAGTTGCAGGAGTACCTCGCGCAGTCAAAGGCGGCTGCCACCGGCAGCTCCGCTGcggcccccgcgccgccgcgcgCCGGCTGCTCGCAGGAGGAGGCGGGGAGCGACGGCTTGAGGGCCTGGTTGGGCCCGCTGAACCCCTTCCAACCGGGCCTCGGtgccccccccgccgcggcggcgccCGGGTCGGTGTTGAGCTCAGAGTCGAGCTGGCCGTGGGCGACCGAGGCGGACCCGTGCCTGCCGGGTCTGTCGCGCTGGCAGCGGCTGGCGGGGAGCgggctgtgcctgctgctggccGCCCTCTGCTTCGGGCTGGCCGCGCTGTAcgccccgctgctgctgctccgcGCCCGCAAGTTCGCGCTGCTCTGGTCCCTCGGCTCCCTCTGCGCCCTGGGCGCCGCCGCCCTGCTGCGCGGGCCCTCCCGCCTGCTGCGGGAACCCAACCGCGGCTTCCTCCTCTATCTCGGCGCCCTCGGCGGCACCCTCTACGCGGCGCTGGGGCTGCGCAGCACCCTCCTGACGGCGCTGGGCGCTGCCCTCCAGCtgggcgctgccgccgccgcgtTTCTGGTCGCGCTACCCGGGGGCGCCGCCGGCCTGCGGCGCCTGGGCAGCCTCCTCAGCGCTGTGCTGCGCCGCCGCGGCAAAGCCCTGCCGGTGTGA